The DNA segment CAGCGCTCACATGCCAACTCAGCTCATACCTGTGTGGCACCATGGGACGCTGTTTGGCAGGCATGAGATTGGGGGCCAGCAGGAAGAAGGTGGTAGCCCCGGCCTCACCCTGCGGGCCtggcctgccccctgcccccttcaTCAGAGAGCCTGATGGAGCAAAATCAGCCCGTGTGGGGAGGTATCTGAGCTGAGCCCGCCTGGAGGCATGCTCACCAGAAGAAGGCCCACGTGTGTCTGAGCAGTCTGGCCTCtgctggctgctcctgggcctGGCCTGACCCCTTCCGAGCCCCCTGCCCCCTACCATTCAGACACCCTCCTCCCCAGGACTCCTCCTTCCAGCACATTTTGTCTTCTGACAAAGGTGCTTGTCTGTATCTCCCATTTCCACGGATCTGACTTACTCCCCCACTCAGAACACCTGTGCCTGAGGCTGTCAGCTCTGCTCGGGGATCGCACGCAGGTGGACATGCCTGCCCGGGCAGCATAGGGCCATGTGGGGTGTCACCTTGTCTCTGGCTCAGAGCATCCCTTCTGTGGCCCAGGGCCCCTCAACGCCAAACGCAGGGTAAGGTGAAGCACACAGCAGCTAGAGGTTCCTGCACACAGGGAATGTTAAGTGAGGGAACAAACCGAGGCCTGACCTCACGCCCTCCCCTCCCAGGTGCACAGACACCTGTACTGGGTGGGGTTTTGGACTCACATGGGAGCTGAGTCAAGTGCTGGCTGCACCCAGGTCGTGTCTGTGTTTCTGGGCCCTGTGCTGAGAAGGCAGGTGAAGCTTGTTTGTGAGAGCAGTGGCTCTCCTGGCCATCCCCTTACAGGATGTGCCATTGGGGTCTGCCATGTGAGTGCCAGACCCCCAGGCTTGGGTTCTTTGCAGCAATAGCATCTGCCCTTGGCTTTGCCCACAGGCATGGCCCAGCTTACAAACACTGTGTAGCCTCCCAAGGTGACCCCTGTCCACACAGAAtgcccatgttcacagcagccaaAAGCGAGAACTATGCGTGTCCATCCGGATGAGTGGATAGCAAACAAATACCCCTCCAACAGATACCACCACCCCAAAGGGCTGAGGGATGCCACAGGGCACCATGGGCAGCCTGCACATGTGTTCAGTGCAGGGAGCCAATCACACAAGGCCACATGTCATGATCACTCTACGAAGTGTCCAGAAGCAGCAAATCCATAGTGGTTGTAGGGGCTAAGGGGTTGTCAGGGGCTAGGGGGTGCCTGCTGTCATTTCCTGTAATACCAACAGTAATGACAGGACCCCTTTGTGCTGACTTTGTCACTTACAAGACATCTTCACATGTTTAAAAACAGCTTTGAGGGACACTTTACATACCACGTAATTTACCTGTTTTACAAATAGAGTTCAGTGGTTTAGTAATTCCCTGGAGTTGCACAGCCATCGCCAGAGTACATCTCTATCATGTCAGAGGGACCCCATCCCCCATATCACCACTTATTGTCAAGCTTTCCTTCTTGGCTCCCATGTCCTGCTGTGTTAATCAACTCCAGGAGGAAAGGTGAATCTGTTGGGGGATTTATTAATCCCCGTTCCAGCCCAGGCCACCACCTTGGTGTTTGGCTGGTAGATCAGAGGCCTCTGCTGGTGCTCTGATGAGAGGAGCAGACAGGCCCCCTGCAGGCGCTCCTGTGGGCAGTCAGTCAGCCCCCAGCAGGGCAGTGTGCCCGTGTCCCCACAGTGGCCTGTCGGCTCCTTCCTAACCCGCCTCAGTGCTCGTGCTGGCTTGGTTTCCCTGTGCTTGGCACACATGGCCCCTTTGGGATGGATCCATAGCAGGAAGGTGCCCAGAGCCTTGCAGATGCTGGGCGTGGTTTGGGTTCTGAAGAAAACTATCCAGAGTCTATATGCATGTCTCCTACCCCTCCTCATGGGTCTCCCACCTGACAAGAACAGCAGCTGACATCAGCAGAGTGCCCCTGGCTTAGCTGGCGTCAAGCGATGTCATGCACAAGCATGATCTGGTGCACCCAGCTGTCAGATGGGTGCCATTGCTGAGGGTTAGAGAGGCTGTGGGGACCACTCTGCGGGTGGCtggcagaggctggaggagagGGGCTCTTTCCTGCTCGGGAGGCGGAGAGTGTCAGATCCTGCTCCAGCACATGGGGGCCCAGTGTGCACAGGCCTCGCAGTGAGTGCCACCCTATAATAGAGTGATAGCTCCCCTGCGGAAGTGTCTCCTTGTTTGACCTCTGAAGTCTGGGGGAGTACCAAGGAACCTTGGTGGCAGGCCCAATGCCTGTGCTGCTGTGCATACAGGCCTCAGCCGGTCAGTCCTGATCCAGGACTCATTGTCACGGGCCACCTTTCTGTGATAGCCCTGTGTGGCCGTAAGTCTCACAGGGTGACAGGCTTTCATGGCAGCTGCTGGCTTTATGAAATTGAGTCAGTGTCAGCCCCTCTTAGGTCCTCTGAGCCTTTTACCTCTTCAGGTGCCTTTATTTGCAAGACCGTACAGCCTGGACCACCAGGATGTTCATCTGCATGTTCACTGGCAGGGTTGGCTTGACAACTGGCGAGTGGCAAGGATGCCCAGGCAGCCCAGGCTCGGTGGGGAGCTGGGAGCACCCAAGGAGGAGGCAGCAGACCCCTGTGGGCTCTGTCCTTAGCGCGGCAgcatctgtgtgtgtgcgtgcatctGTGCAGAGTAGCTCCTGGTGGGATGTTCCCTCTGCTTATGCTGGGGTGTGTTTGTGAAAGCAGAATTTGCTTGCCATCTGAAAGTACGTGGGTTCTTGACCAGAGTGCCTAAAGGAATTGCTTCCAAAGAGAAGGCCTACTACTTATCCTGGTTGCTGGGGAGCACGCCACAGGTCCCACTTCCTGTGCTCTTCAGCTGGAGCGGGGGCAAAAGCCGCAAGAGAAGGCATCGAGTCTGTCCCTTAGCGTGACCTACTGGGCTGCGCCGGCTGTCCAGCCTTTGGAAGCTTCCTCTCTGCCATGAGCAAAGTCCCACTGCTCTTGCcaggcagcccagctctctcaggGGTGGGGGCTTGTGGCCAGCGTGTGGTGGCCCTGGAGAGAGGAAGCCCATCTGGCCACTGGACAGAGCCCCACAGTATGGCTTCAGGGTTGGAAAGGGGGGTTAATTCGGAGGGTGGCTCTCAGTCACATGTTGTCTTGCTGACACCTAACAGCTCAGCGCTGTCTGTCTGGCAGCATCTTTGTGTTGGCATCTCATTTCAGAGGCTCACAATGCTGACGGCAGGCAGCTGGGATGTCCCTGTGTGAGACGGGCATATTGTACACAAGAGGGAAGGAAGTGCCCAGGTTTTTAAGTGACTGGTTTGAGGAGTTCTGGCAAATGGATACACCTGTGTAACCAACACCCCAGCCAAGATACGGGATATCTCCATCATTCTAGAAAGTTCTCTTGTGGCACCCTCCCTGTTTCGCCCCTACTCCATGTGTGGTCTCATATGCTTTCTGCCAGGGTCCATGTTCCTGTCCCAGAATCTGTGTGAGCTGGTCCCAGAGTGGGCACTTGGATTCGGGGCTTTGCAGCTTCCCCCCGTGCCACACTGCGGGCCAATTTGCTTATCTCATCACCTGCTGGCAGACAAGTGGGTCAAATCTACTTTGGGGATGATGTGGTTATCCTCGAATGTGTGGAGTTTTCTTCTGATATGTACAGAACTTGAGGCAAGCAGATGCAGCCAGTCAGGCAGATTTACCATTAAATTGAGAAAGCCCCCAGATTCTCTACCTGACTTCAAACTCAAGAACTTGACATGTAATTCAACTTAATTTGCCCCGATTTAACCTTTGTCAAGGgctttttataaataaggaacaAATGTTTGATTCCTTAACTTATCTGCCACAATTAGCAATAGATCCAATTTCCCACAATAAATGTTATAATGTAAATGAAGTAAATCCATTACTCACCTTTTGGAATTGTAAGTAATGGTGCATGGCAAGGTAGATGAGTTTTTGTGGATTAACAAAAATATTAATCAAGATGTGTTGATAGCAAAATTAATGTCCTTGGAATGtaaattttgaaaaacttaaaacatcttgcaaactCTTTGGAAGAAATACAGGACTGGTTGATTAAAAAACAGTAGGATTGAGTTCACAACCTACCTTGGCTTTTTCCAAATAGCTCCTCTTTCTTCTCTGAGTAGCTCTAAATTTTTAACATTCTTTTTGCACTCTAAAGTAagggaactggggagaatgggagggtagggagggataagggcagggaagaagaaaggggtattatgattagcatgtataatgggggtgggggaaaggggagggctttgcaacacagagaagacaagtactgattctacaacatcttactatgctgatggacagtgactgtaatggggtttgtgggggggactttggataggggagagcctagtaaacataatgttcttcatgtaattgtagattaatgataacaaaagaaaaaaaaaactacccaagagagaAGACTTGtgaattacttaaaaataaaattgattatcttatacataaaaaaaaaaaaaagggaaacacaGGCCACGTTGGGGTCATCCAAGGTGACCTTAGCCCAGGTCTGTGGGCGAACAGGAGTTGAATAGGAAGTCAGCACTGGGGCGCATGGGGCTGGTGGCAGAATGAAATCTGTGGGCTTGCTCCTGGGGAAGATCCAGGAATGCAGCGTAAGCAGTGGGAGGGCCTCAGAGGGGAGGACGGTCTGCAGTGACCAGGCCAGCCCAGGACCATGCTCCACCAGGGAGAGCTGGCCCGCTTTCAGCATGTTCACCTGCAGAGTTAGGTATCGGGACAGGGGCAGGCAGAAGAACACAGGACTTCCCCAGTAGGCCCCTCCCAGGCAGGCCCCCAGGGACACCAGAAACTGGTCAGTTGTCAACCAAAGCCGTTGAGATACTGAAAAAGAAGGGATTTTAGGCCCCTCTGGGAAGAACAGTGGGGCTGAGGGACCAGGCAGCAGAGACCATGTGCTGCTTGGATCTGTGACTTCAGGATTTACCCCTTTCTTGTCCTGGTGCAGAGAGCAGAGAGGGTAACCAAGGAAAGgggtctttttattttaaacataccaccaccaccacaagccACCCCACCTGCCAGATCCCGTGTCCCCTGGTGATCCAGGAGCCAGGCTGTGCATGGGGCCCCAGCCTACTTGCCGTGACTACAGCGCACGCTAAACCACGGTGGCATGTGCAAGTCTTATGTCTGCCTTGCCAGGCTTGTGCCACAGCCCCTCAGCAGCACCCAGGTTTCCACATGGGGTCACAGCCACGGGAACCAGGCCGTGCAGCACTGACCTCGTGCCTTAGGGACAGACTGTctgcagagcagtgtgctcaagGAGGGTCCAGCCTGAGGCTTGCAGGATTTGAAGGGCAGTCCTGGCACCTGACCTGGAGCAGCCGTGTGGGAAGTAGAAGCCACACATTTGCCAGCAGAGGCCGCCCAGGTGTGCTCTGACCCAGCCTGCAGTTTGCTGGCAAGAGAGCCGGCAGGCTCCATGGAACCATCCCGCAGAGTGTTTTCTTGGTTCTGTAGAGGCTGACTCTTAACTTGATCACACTGTCTGTGTGGGGGGTGACATATTCTGCAGGTGGTAACATAGTGGCAACTAACTTAGGCTGTATCCCAAGAGACTCTGGCCAAACCGGTGACTTTCCTTGTAGAGTACCACAGAAAGAGCCCTCCATTTCCCTGGGGCCAGAAGTGTCAGAATTCAGTTCTCAGGCTGTCAGACTGAATGGGTCAGTGTATCTGATATGGGGCTGATACCCAAAATACGTATAGAACCCTGACAGCAACAAAGAATCTGGTCACAAAGGGCAGAGGGTCTGAGCAAACACTCCCACAGAAGACACACAGAGGCCAGCATGCATGTGAAAAGGGGCTCCATGCCAGTGGGGGCATGCAGATCAGAGCCACAGTGAGGTCCCTCACACCAGCCAGGGTGCAGCTGTCAGCAAGACAAAGGGCCGGTGTTGGCGAGGACGTGGGGAAAGGGGCCCTGTGCACTGCTGGTGTGCGGCCACCACAGGGAGCAGTGTGGGGGCGCCTCAGAAAGCTGAGGGAAAAACCctaatgatccagcaattccacttctgggtatttatctgaaggaaatacaGCCACAGACTCTATAACAACAGGTACACCCCCATGGTGactacagcattattcacaatagccaagatatgaagcaacctaagtgctaTATCATCAGTGGCTGGCTGGTGAAGATGTGGTATgcgtacacaatggaatattagccacgAGTCAGaattaaatcctgccatttacaacaagggtgtggacctagagggtgtacACTGGGTGAGATCTGCCAGACAGAGAAACATACTGAATGATCTCAGTGTAGAATCTCAACAAGAAAACACGGTCATGGACACagggaacagactggtggttgccggGGGTGCAGGGAAACAGGGAAAGGGGatcaaaggtaaaaagaaaaatacagtacaTTGCTGAGCAACAACAAAACAGCAATTTTTTTCAGATGCACAAACCTAAGAACAGGATGGGAGCTACCAGATCACCAGTTCCAGGTCAAGTATTTTCCTCTTCAACCAAGCATTGTAAGGAGACTCACATTGAGAATAAGCTGTATTTAAGGGATGTCCAAGCTCACACTCTCCCTTCAGCAAACACCGTGTGCTGGTCTGTGCCTGGCGTCTGCATGCCTTGTATATGGCAGGCCATTGTGGGTGGGGCAGCACCCTAATCACACCTCTCCCGAAAAATACCTCAGACCACTTCACACTTGCCATACTTGAAAAGTAATCTGTTTTTAAAGGGTCTGGGTTTCAGAGTCTGGGGACGGGAGTTGCTGGCCTGTAACTGAACCATAAGGCATGGGGTGGGGGCAAGCGGGTGGCTCGGCCCATTTCCACACGTGAAGGGGATGTTTGCAGCAGGAGGAGCAGTGGAAGGACTGGGTGTTTGGGCTCTGCCTCCCCTGGGGCTGCCGTTCAGCTGACACCAGCTACTGCCCCACTGAGCAGGCCAGACAGTAGGGACCTGATGGTTGCAAGAGGGCGTTTTTGCCTGGGGGGCCCCTGGGGCCAGACACGGCCCCCCTCCCCCCTTCCCTGGCAGCCCCTCCAGGTTCTATGTCAGGTGAGATGTCCCAACGGCAGTTGTCTCCAGTTTATTTATATTCTCTGGTTTTGTGTGCACTTTAGGAAGTTAATTTAGGACAGAGCCATACTGCAAAAGGCCAACTGGTGTCACCTGGGAGGGGAGTAGGTAAGGAGAGAGCCAACCTCTGTGCCACTTCACTGCTTCTTGCTTCAAACCCGCCACGCTGACTGTCCTCTCTCTGAAGCACTTAAGCTCTGCAGTCTCAGCCCACATGCCTGCGTCTACCACGCGACCACTCAGCACCCTCCTGCCCACCTGCCACGTGTGCTCTGGGTGCCACTCCTTCATTTCAGTACTTTTCTAACACTTGTGACTCTTCTACCAAATGTCtctttttataaacaaaaataaaataaggtggGAATCAAGTATTTTAACAATGCAGAGTATAAATAAATACTGGCTTTAAATTTTCATTGCTTCATTAGAAAGTCTGGTGTCGAAGGTCCGTGGGTGGTCTAGGGTGTGGAGCTGACAGGTATGTGTGCAGGGAAGACCTATGCACACAGAGGGGCTGACACGTGTCTGTACACCCCATGCCCACTATTTGAACAACATGGCCTTGGCCTGAGGGTGGTCTTTTTTGGAGAAACACAGTCAACTGCAGGAGAACATGCCACCGCCTCCTACTCAGTGCATCTCCCGGGAGAGCTGGGAGCATGTGAGGTACAAGGTGCAATACGTCCACTGCAGTCACTTGCCTCACCTACCAGGTGGTGAGCCTCAGCCTCAGGCTTGGCCCCGGGACTGCCCCCAGGGTGTGGGCCCCCAGACACTTCTGCCAGCCAGCTGAAGCAGGTGGTAATGGCACCTGCAGGGCCAGCACTCAGGCCTCTATGCCATCACCTGCTGTAGTGCTGCCTGGTTAGGGGGGCAGCTTTGGTGCCTACAGTGCATTTTCTTCACCAGCCGCCGGAGTTTGCTAGGGAATTCCCTGTTGATGTGGCGGTAGAGCAGTGGCATTGCAGAGCTGCTGGAAAAGGCCAGGAGTCGGGACAAGTCCTTAGCGAAGAGCAGTGCCCCCAAGGCATGCCCATCAATGGGCTTCCCCCTCGAGGTGAGGATCGTGTGCCCCAGGAGAGTCAGGTAGTGAGGTGTCCAGAGCCCAAACTGCGTGCACACTGTGGCCACCAGAAGCCTGTGCACTGAGGGGTCCAGCCTCCCTGCATCCTGGTCGAGGGGCGTGTCCTCCTTCTGGATCCGAGAGATGAGCACGAGAGCATAGAGCATGGCCACGGTGGGCACTAGGTACCCGATGAACACCATGATGGCATCTGCAGCCTCCGTGTCCTGCATCTTGGAACATTCGGCAATCCTGGCGGCAACATGGCTGCAGATGTAGAAGAGCAGGGAGGAGAAGCTGGTGAGCAGGGCCCCACCCCAGATGAAGCCGCACACATGCCTGGTGTTGTAGACGCTGGACATGTAGGTGCGTGGCAGAGCACGCTCAATGTAGCAGTCCAGGCTGAGCAGGGCCGTGGAGTACATGGTCACCAGGGAGGCCACATTGAACAGCACCAGCACTGTGATGTGGGCCTCGCTGCTAAAGCCCCACAGGGCCCATGCAGAGGCTGTGGGGCCCAGCAGGTGCACGGGTGCCAGGATGCTGAGAACCAGGCCTGCCATGGCCATGTTCACAAAGTAGACGTCGGGCATGGTCATGCTGCTCTGTTCATGCAGGTTTGCCAGGACCAGCAGGGCGTTGCAGCCCAAGCCAACCGGGACACCAACAGCCAGATAGAGCAGGGAGAAGGCGGACAGGACCAGATGGAGGTGCTGGCAGAGTTGCTGGCCCTCACCCCCAGCTGTGCCATTGAGCAGGCTGCAGCTCCACATGGTGGGGACTCGGCAGGGCTGTGGGAAAAGGCAGCAGAAAGTTAGTTGTTTCCTCAGTCTGAGCCCTGGGCCTGTAGATCCTTCCAAAGTGCAGAGTGGCCGGGAGGAGAGCCCTGCTCCTTCTCCAGTGCAGGGCAGACAGGCACTGCCGGCCTTTCCAGGAAAGACCCTGCTCTGAGCTTGTTTCTGCCAAGGCCCATTTGCCATCACTAGACCTGAGCCTGCCTTGTGTCAGCACGGTACTGTGGCTGCAGTAACCTTCACAGCCACATGGGGCCACCCTGACCTGGGAAATTTATCCAGGATGCCCTGGGGCTGTGATCTGGCCAGAAGCCCTCAGGTGGGACCCGGGGAGGCCAGCCTGGAGTCCAGAGAGGACTATGGTCCTGACTCTCCTGTCCCCACTACGCTGGCTCCCCAGCCATCCTCAGTTTCAGCTTCTTTACTGAAAGGTGTTACTAGAAAGGCAAACCGCCCACAGGCAGGCTGGTCAGCCTCCAGGGCTCCTGTGCAATAACTGGGGGCTGTGACGTACTCCCAGGCTTTTCTGGGACAGGTAGCCCCTCGGCCGTGTCAGAAAGGCCTTGgtggtgggaggggtgggcctggggctgctgggccATCTTGGTGTGAACTCTGCCTTTCTGCCAAGGGGGCAGGTCAGAGCCCTCCAACACACATTCCTGTCTCTCTGCATCCACCTAGGCCCTTCCTAGTGAGTGTAAGGGGACTCTCTCTGCCCCACCCTCGGCGCCTGTGTCTGGTGGCCAGAAACCTGCCCTGTTGCTCCTACCAGCTGGTAGCACCAGAACTCTGGCCCACCAGCTTCCTGGGCAGGTATGTGACTGCTACGTGGTGCTCTGCATCCTGTACTGAGCTGGGAGAGCAGGAAGTTTGTGTCTGGGGAGGCTGAGGACCCCACCTTCTGAAGAGCTGCGCTTCTGTGAGCTGTGTGGCCCTCGGGTCTGGAAACCTGAGGAGCCGGGTGCATGTGGGACACCCAGGGCCTTGTCCTCCCCAGGAGTGGACAAGCTCTGGGAGCTCCAACCCTGCCAcccagctcctccctccccatcctggcCTTGAGTGGGCAGCTGTCCATTGCTGTAGTGTGTGGGATGCTGGTCCATGGCTAGTGTAAGGAATCAGCGAGATTGGCAGGTGGAGCCATGACATAAAGAAGGAACAGAGGTTCTTGAGCAGTGTAACCATTCTTTGGGGAAAACCTTACGTTCACCCAAATGCAGTTTGGCCCACCCAGATCTCTCAGAACAATGAAAGAAAACTTCTCAGGCAAGCACAAAAGCAGATGTTTGTTTCCCAGGCTTGGGGCACAGTGAGGAGCCAGCTCTGGTGGTGCTGTCCCCGAGTAGGAGGAAGCCTGGTGTGGGAGAGGCGTGGTCATCTGTGATCTGTGTGAAGTCAGCTTGTCCCTCATACCTGCCATAAACTCACCCTCTGCCATGTGCTGGCACTGTGCTGGCCAATACATTGGGTCAGGACTCATaatgaaggaaaggaagggacGTTGGGTGCCCCATGCCAGGGTGTGGCTGCCTGAGTCCACAGCACCTGACCATGAGGCTGGTGGCACGTGAATTCCTGTCCAGATGGAGGCCACGGAGCAGGCAGGAATGTTCTGCAGTCCTAATGAATGCCATCCAGCAGCCTGAGACGATGTGTGGCCAGTGGAAAGATGCTCAGTCAGGCCAGCGTGGGTGAAGCCTGCCTGGCTCTGCCCATACGTGCTGTCATGTCACTTTCATGAGGTAATATCACCCATAGCACTGACACTGGTCTTTGAAGCCACAGAGCTTCTCAGCCTCTGGCCCTGGTGGGGTGCTC comes from the Manis pentadactyla isolate mManPen7 chromosome 10, mManPen7.hap1, whole genome shotgun sequence genome and includes:
- the GPR146 gene encoding probable G-protein coupled receptor 146, whose translation is MWSCSLLNGTAGGEGQQLCQHLHLVLSAFSLLYLAVGVPVGLGCNALLVLANLHEQSSMTMPDVYFVNMAMAGLVLSILAPVHLLGPTASAWALWGFSSEAHITVLVLFNVASLVTMYSTALLSLDCYIERALPRTYMSSVYNTRHVCGFIWGGALLTSFSSLLFYICSHVAARIAECSKMQDTEAADAIMVFIGYLVPTVAMLYALVLISRIQKEDTPLDQDAGRLDPSVHRLLVATVCTQFGLWTPHYLTLLGHTILTSRGKPIDGHALGALLFAKDLSRLLAFSSSSAMPLLYRHINREFPSKLRRLVKKMHCRHQSCPPNQAALQQVMA